In Lepus europaeus isolate LE1 chromosome 8, mLepTim1.pri, whole genome shotgun sequence, a single genomic region encodes these proteins:
- the ENOPH1 gene encoding enolase-phosphatase E1 isoform X1 encodes MVVLSVPAEVTVILLDIEGTTTPISFVKDILFPYIKENVKEYLQTHWEEEECQQDVSLLRKQAEEDAHLEGAVPIPAASGNGVADMQQMIQAVVDNVCWQMSLDRKTTALKQLQGHMWRAAFTAGRMKAEFFADVVPAVRKWREAGMKVYIYSSGSVEAQKLLFGHSTEGDILELFDGHFDTKIGHKVESESYRKIASSIGCSTNNILFLTDVTVEASAAEEADVHVAVVVRPGNAGLTDDEKTYYSLITSFSELYLPSST; translated from the exons ATGGTCGTGCTTTCGGTGCCCGCCGAAGTCACTGTGATCCTGTTAGATATCGAAGGTACCACAACCCCGATTTCTTTCGTGAAG GACATTTTATTTCCGTACATCAAAGAAAATGTTAAGGAGTATCTGCAAACACATTGGGAGGAAGAGGAGTGCCAGCAGGATGTCAGTCTCTTGAGGAAACAG GCTGAAGAGGATGCCCACCTGGAAGGGGCTGTTCCAATCCCTGCAGCTTCTGGGAATGGGGTGGCTGACATGCAGCAGATGATCCAGGCCGTGGTAGACAACGTGTGCTGGCAGATGTCTCTGGACCGAAAGACCACAGCGCTCAAACAGCTGCAGGGCCACATGTGGAGGGCGGCGTTCACAGCTGGGCGCATGAAAGCAGA GTTCTTTGCTGATGTGGTTCCAGCGGTCAGGAAGTGGCGAGAGGCTGGAATGAAGGTGTATATCTATTCTTCAGGGAGTGTAGAGGCGCAAAAGCTGCTATTTGGGCATTCCACAGAGGGCGACATTCTTGAG CTTTTTGATGGTCACTTTGACACCAAGATTGGACACAAAGTGGAGAGTGAGAGTTACCGAAAGATTGCCAGCAGCATTGGGTGCTCAACCAACAACATCTTATTTCTGACAGACGTTACTGTGG AGGCCAGTGCCGCCGAGGAGGCCGACGTGCACGTCGCGGTGGTGGTGAGGCCTGGCAACGCGGGCCTAACGGACGACGAGAAGACCTACTACAGCCTCATCACGTCCTTCAGCGAACTGTACCTGCCCTCGTCCACCTAG
- the ENOPH1 gene encoding enolase-phosphatase E1 isoform X3, producing the protein MQQMIQAVVDNVCWQMSLDRKTTALKQLQGHMWRAAFTAGRMKAEFFADVVPAVRKWREAGMKVYIYSSGSVEAQKLLFGHSTEGDILELFDGHFDTKIGHKVESESYRKIASSIGCSTNNILFLTDVTVEASAAEEADVHVAVVVRPGNAGLTDDEKTYYSLITSFSELYLPSST; encoded by the exons ATGCAGCAGATGATCCAGGCCGTGGTAGACAACGTGTGCTGGCAGATGTCTCTGGACCGAAAGACCACAGCGCTCAAACAGCTGCAGGGCCACATGTGGAGGGCGGCGTTCACAGCTGGGCGCATGAAAGCAGA GTTCTTTGCTGATGTGGTTCCAGCGGTCAGGAAGTGGCGAGAGGCTGGAATGAAGGTGTATATCTATTCTTCAGGGAGTGTAGAGGCGCAAAAGCTGCTATTTGGGCATTCCACAGAGGGCGACATTCTTGAG CTTTTTGATGGTCACTTTGACACCAAGATTGGACACAAAGTGGAGAGTGAGAGTTACCGAAAGATTGCCAGCAGCATTGGGTGCTCAACCAACAACATCTTATTTCTGACAGACGTTACTGTGG AGGCCAGTGCCGCCGAGGAGGCCGACGTGCACGTCGCGGTGGTGGTGAGGCCTGGCAACGCGGGCCTAACGGACGACGAGAAGACCTACTACAGCCTCATCACGTCCTTCAGCGAACTGTACCTGCCCTCGTCCACCTAG
- the ENOPH1 gene encoding enolase-phosphatase E1 isoform X2, with protein sequence MVVLSVPAEVTVILLDIEGTTTPISFVKDILFPYIKENVKEYLQTHWEEEECQQDVSLLRKQAEEDAHLEGAVPIPAASGNGVADMQQMIQAVVDNVCWQMSLDRKTTALKQLQGHMWRAAFTAGRMKAEFFADVVPAVRKWREAGMKVYIYSSGSVEAQKLLFGHSTEGDILELFDGHFDTKIGHKVESESYRKIASSIGCSTNNILFLTDVTVASC encoded by the exons ATGGTCGTGCTTTCGGTGCCCGCCGAAGTCACTGTGATCCTGTTAGATATCGAAGGTACCACAACCCCGATTTCTTTCGTGAAG GACATTTTATTTCCGTACATCAAAGAAAATGTTAAGGAGTATCTGCAAACACATTGGGAGGAAGAGGAGTGCCAGCAGGATGTCAGTCTCTTGAGGAAACAG GCTGAAGAGGATGCCCACCTGGAAGGGGCTGTTCCAATCCCTGCAGCTTCTGGGAATGGGGTGGCTGACATGCAGCAGATGATCCAGGCCGTGGTAGACAACGTGTGCTGGCAGATGTCTCTGGACCGAAAGACCACAGCGCTCAAACAGCTGCAGGGCCACATGTGGAGGGCGGCGTTCACAGCTGGGCGCATGAAAGCAGA GTTCTTTGCTGATGTGGTTCCAGCGGTCAGGAAGTGGCGAGAGGCTGGAATGAAGGTGTATATCTATTCTTCAGGGAGTGTAGAGGCGCAAAAGCTGCTATTTGGGCATTCCACAGAGGGCGACATTCTTGAG CTTTTTGATGGTCACTTTGACACCAAGATTGGACACAAAGTGGAGAGTGAGAGTTACCGAAAGATTGCCAGCAGCATTGGGTGCTCAACCAACAACATCTTATTTCTGACAGACGTTACTGTGG cttcctgctaa
- the HNRNPDL gene encoding heterogeneous nuclear ribonucleoprotein D-like — MEVPPRLSHAPPPLFPSAPATLASRSLSHWRPRAPRQLAPLLPSLAASSARQGARRSQRHVTAQQPSRLAGGAAIKGGRRRRPDLFRRHFKSSSIQRSAAAAAATRTARQHPPADRSAAMEDMNEYSNIEEFAEGSKINASKNQQDDGKMFIGGLSWDTSKKDLTEYLSRFGEVVDCTIKTDPVTGRSRGFGFVLFKDAASVDKVLELKEHKLDGKLIDPKRAKALKGKEPPKKVFVGGLSPDTSEEQIKEYFGAFGEIENIELPMDTKTNERRGFCFITYTDEEPVKKLLESRYHQIGSGKCEIKVAQPKEVYRQQQQQQKGGRGAAAGGRGGTRGRGRGQGQNWNQGFNNYYDQGYGNYNSAYGGDQNYSGYGGYDYTGYNYGNYGYGQGYADYSGQQSTYGKASRGGGNHQNNYQPY; from the exons ATGGAGGTCCCGCCCCGGCTCTCCCATGCGCCGCCGCCATTGTTCCCCTCCGCGCCCGCTACTTTAGCCTCCCGCAGCCTCTCCCATTGGCGGCCGCGGGCCCCGCGGCAGCTCGCCCCGCTGCTCCCGTCGCTCGCTGCCAGCTCCGCCCGGCAGGGGGCGCGCCGGAGCCAGCGCCACGTCACCGCGCAGCAGCCCTCCCGATTGGCGGGCGGGGCGGCTATAAAGGGAGGGCGCAGGCGGCGCCCGGATCTCTTCCGCCGCCATTTTAAATCCAGCTCCATACAACGctccgccgccgcggccgccgcgacCCGCACCGCGCGCCAGCACCCCCCTGCCGACCGCTCCGCCGCCATGGAGGATATGAACGAGTACAGCAACATAGAGGAGTTCGCGGAGGGATCCAAGATCAACGCGAGCAAGAATCAGCAGGATGACGG taaaatgTTTATTGGAGGCTTGAGCTGGGATACGAGCAAGAAAGATCTGACTGAATATTTGTCTCGATTTGGAGAAGTTGTAGACTGTACCATTAAAACAGATCCGGTCACGGGAAGATCAAGAGGATTTGGATTTGTGCTTTTCAAAGATGCTGCTAGTGTTGATAAG gttttGGAACTGAAAGAACACAAACTGGATGGCAAATTGATAGACCCGAAAAGGGCCAAAGCTTTAAAAGGGAAAGAACCCCCTAAAAAGGTTTTTGTGGGTGGATTGAGTCCAGATACTTCTGAAGAgcaaattaaagaatattttggAGCCTTTGGAGAG ATTGAAAACATTGAACTTCCCATggatacaaaaacaaatgaaagaagagGGTTTTGCTTTATCACATACACAGATGAAGAGCCAGTAAAGAAATTGTTGGAAAGCAGATACCATCAAATTGGTTCTGGGAAG tgTGAAATCAAAGTTGCACAACCTAAAGAAGTATATAGgcagcaacagcaacaacaaaaaggaggAAGGGGTGCTGCAGCTGGTGGCCGAGGTGGTACTAGGGGTCGTGGCCGAG GTCAGGGCCAAAACTGGAACCAAGGATTTAATAACTATTATGATCAAGGATATGGAAATTACAATAGTGCCTATGGTGGTGATCAGAACTATAGTGGCTATGGCGGATATGATTATACTGGGTATAACTATGGGAACTATGGATATGGACAGGGATATGCAGACTACAGTG GTCAACAGAGCACTTATGGCAAGGCATCTCGAGGGGGTGGCAATCACCAAAATAATTACCAGCCATACTAA